From Stigmatopora nigra isolate UIUO_SnigA chromosome 17, RoL_Snig_1.1, whole genome shotgun sequence, a single genomic window includes:
- the LOC144210243 gene encoding uncharacterized protein LOC144210243 isoform X1 — protein MVSKEPNHLLSGQTNGKSALAEKSGTMTVRSVLLNRDSPDIESRLRRRRNRTHQVRFKDLEDGSSSSGNSGTGENSNHQRSTADCNSPHPLRKNCSRSPKAPWEGKHGPPTGSLPGQTSVVGAVRGDMASTIEVVAAFLARAPPHPLTPGPIRRCWAPPQANSLTLPMTRKPSTSTAIQTSPCLKKSLSSTHPRTQSLGDSLGIDGDDEQDSQDEYLTSNHKAPSSSRDLNGPQGPAERTIIERRSKLSRVDMKSSVDVTKISRHSCPPSVLHNTELFHCLGTSSRDSSKRQGSVTPSLVRRRKRLNRTTSDPGKEVQYCTTPTQTESFCSNLSHSDIRPSRVETDYKTSHSKYSTTQIQTAVKIQDSSTNSVLRSSNSVPHLNVSQCTTQVQTNSPLPPASVHQPCQMQTPSPCPSPPLLESPNSDQIEVENHIPANVTQDPFPMQITTVPYCTSPPSASAPSQNPEACTEPPCFSSIEPAIVSSPPSTTLPFSCSAPTAIQNAIPYYTHVTPTESNSPLPACSTPLPESPACPTTNANSLVPNVASPVIPPCLTPTPTPAPANNPDVAACDHIPQTISHPQPQNVYPATNGKTCTIVTQTALSCTSISYYTTTHTSGSLHNPTTPSCATLIQTVAQCNIPCQPLQNASSVSMGVAPYSSMVAKLTTCRSPPPQVNLPNVHHCTTPTKAVPLYSFRAAPPYTPPSQAPLNTQDKRGIRLPPPAPSPPPYTPRKKGNDTQTAAARPPMLRAESKANEMDKDEEKAKKDVKCTDKVKLCERASSLKQRAKTPPVCVVKGEKTSSPAKTCFKSSCLNSAQAQLGVLHKILCAGANVPSNEHAIPPNQQGCSGDKGCAVSPEMPLTPTQADTLRQVQEILGGLVSGAKCKLDPARVTEKLLGPNGPLRDIRSLQNHLHSLEGVLETSQNTIKILLDVIQDLEKKEAERDGRHSYRTGQDIENCGTCRDCACIIYSVEHDFRLQEGQVVRTWKVGDPPEGSPQTSTPPSSTPSQQDSPQAVRPAVTTKKNRKKCFWFL, from the coding sequence ATGGTGAGCAAAGAGCCCAACCACTTGCTGTCAGGCCAAACCAATGGGAAGAGTGCCCTGGCGGAAAAGTCAGGAACAATGACAGTACGTTCGGTGCTACTCAATCGGGACTCTCCAGACATTGAGAGTCGCTTGAGGCGACGCCGCAACCGCACTCACCAGGTTCGCTTTAAAGACCTGGAGGACGGCAGCAGTAGTAGCGGCAATAGTGGCACAGGAGAGAATAGCAACCACCAGAGGTCGACGGCAGACTGTAATAGTCCTCATCCCCTACGTAAAAACTGCAGTAGGTCCCCTAAAGCACCATGGGAGGGAAAGCATGGACCACCTACTGGAAGCCTACCTGGTCAGACCTCTGTGGTGGGAGCAGTTCGTGGAGACATGGCCAGTACAATCGAGGTCGTGGCTGCTTTTTTGGCCAGGGCCCCTCCGCACCCTCTGACGCCTGGCCCCATTCGTCGATGCTGGGCACCACCACAGGCTAACTCCCTGACCTTGCCAATGACGCGGAAGCCAAGCACCAGCACAGCCATCCAAACCTCACCCTGCCTGAAAAAGTCTCTCTCTTCCACACACCCTCGTACTCAGAGCCTAGGGGATTCTTTGGGCATCGATGGTGACGATGAACAGGATTCCCAGGATGAATACCTTACAAGCAACCATAAGGCACCCTCAAGCTCAAGGGATCTTAATGGTCCCCAAGGGCCAGCAGAGCGGACTATAATTGAAAGGAGATCAAAATTGTCCCGGGTGGACATGAAATCAAGTGTTGATGTCACAAAAATCTCCAGGCATAGTTGTCCTCCATCAGTCCTTCACAACACCGAGCTTTTCCATTGTCTCGGAACGTCCAGCCGAGATAGCTCTAAGCGGCAAGGAAGTGTCACGCCTTCGCTGGTCCGGAGGAGAAAGCGTCTGAACAGGACAACAAGTGATCCTGGAAAAGAAGTCCAATATTGCACCACTCCTACTCAGACTGAAAGTTTTTGTTCAAATCTGTCGCATTCAGATATCAGACCTTCACGAGTTGAAACCGATTACAAGAcctcccattcaaaatattccacTACACAAATTCAAACTGCTGTCAAGATTCAAGACAGTAGCACCAATTCGGTCCTCCGCAGCTCCAATTCGGTCCCCCATTTAAATGTTTCACAGTGCACCACACAGGTACAAACAAATTCTCCCTTGCCTCCTGCTTCAGTCCATCAACCATGCCAAATGCAAACTCCTAGCCCATGCCCTTCGCCACCTCTGCTGGAATCACCAAATTCAGATCAAATTGAAGTTGAGAATCATATACCAGCAAATGTGACACAGGACCCTTTCCCCATGCAAATAACTACTGTGCCTTACTGTACATCTCCGCCTTCTGCAAGTGCACCATCACAGAACCCTGAAGCATGCACTGAGCCACCTTGCTTCTCGTCAATTGAGCCGGCAATTGTCTCCTCGCCTCCCTCCACCACCCTTCCCTTTTCTTGTTCCGCACCCACTGCAATCCAAAACGCCATACCATATTATACTCATGTGACACCGACAGAATCAAACAGTCCACTACCTGCCTGTTCCACACCGTTGCCAGAATCACCAGCATGCCCCACTACAAACGCGAACTCTCTTGTCCCAAACGTGGCCTCACCAGTTATCCCCCCATGCCTCACTCCTACTCCTACTCCTGCTCCTGCAAATAACCCAGATGTGGCTGCTTGTGACCATATACCCCAAACCATTTCTCATCCACAGCCACAAAATGTGTATCCGGctacaaatggaaaaacatgcacaattgTGACACAAACAGCTTTGTCTTGCACCTCCATCTCTTATTACACCACAACCCATACATCAGGCTCTCTCCACAATCCTACTACCCCTTCGTGTGCAACCCTAATCCAAACTGTAGCGCAGTGCAACATCCCATGTCAACCTTTGCAAAATGCCTCCTCAGTCAGCATGGGCGTAGCACCCTACTCCTCTATGGTGGCAAAATTAACAACGTGCAGATCTCCACCACCACAGGTAAATCTTCCCAACGTGCACCATTGCACAACGCCAACAAAGGCCGTTCCTCTGTACTCGTTTCGAGCAGCACCGCCGTACACCCCTCCCTCTCAGGCCCCCTTGAACACTCAGGATAAGAGGGGCATTCGACTCCCGCCTCCTGCACCGTCGCCTCCACCCTACACGCCACGTAAAAAGGGAAACGACACGCAGACGGCTGCAGCCCGTCCACCCATGCTCAGGGCAGAGAGCAAAGCCAACGAGATGGACAAGGATGAAGAGAAAGCCAAGAAAGATGTTAAATGCACAGACAAAGTAAAGCTCTGTGAGAGAGCCAGTTCTCTTAAGCAGAGGGCTAAAACTCCACCAGTTTGTGTGGTGAAGGGAGAAAAAACCTCTTCTCCAGCCAAGACCTGCTTTAAGTCTAGCTGTCTCAACTCAGCCCAAGCTCAGCTTGGGGTACTACACAAAATCCTCTGTGCAGGAGCCAACGTCCCCAGTAACGAACATGCAATCCCTCCAAACCAGCAGGGTTGTTCTGGGGACAAGGGGTGTGCAGTTTCCCCGGAAATGCCTCTGACTCCAACCCAAGCTGATACACTGAGACAGGTGCAGGAGATTCTGGGAGGGTTGGTGTCTGGAGCTAAGTGCAAGTTAGACCCAGCCCGAGTGACTGAGAAGCTCTTGGGTCCTAATGGGCCCTTACGAGACATTCGAAGCCTTCAGAATCATCTCCACAGCCTGGAGGGGGTCTTAGAGACCAGCCAGAATACCATCAAGATCCTACTGGATGTAATACAAGATTTGGAGAAGAAGGAGGCTGAACGAGACGG
- the LOC144210243 gene encoding uncharacterized protein LOC144210243 isoform X2, translating into MVSKEPNHLLSGQTNGKSALAEKSGTMTVRSVLLNRDSPDIESRLRRRRNRTHQVRFKDLEDGSSSSGNSGTGENSNHQRSTADCNSPHPLRKNCSRSPKAPWEGKHGPPTGSLPGQTSVVGAVRGDMASTIEVVAAFLARAPPHPLTPGPIRRCWAPPQANSLTLPMTRKPSTSTAIQTSPCLKKSLSSTHPRTQSLGDSLGIDGDDEQDSQDEYLTSNHKAPSSSRDLNGPQGPAERTIIERRSKLSRVDMKSSVDVTKISRHSCPPSVLHNTELFHCLGTSSRDSSKRQGSVTPSLVRRRKRLNRTTSDPGKEVQYCTTPTQTESFCSNLSHSDIRPSRVETDYKTSHSKYSTTQIQTAVKIQDSSTNSVLRSSNSVPHLNVSQCTTQVQTNSPLPPASVHQPCQMQTPSPCPSPPLLESPNSDQIEVENHIPANVTQDPFPMQITTVPYCTSPPSASAPSQNPEACTEPPCFSSIEPAIVSSPPSTTLPFSCSAPTAIQNAIPYYTHVTPTESNSPLPACSTPLPESPACPTTNANSLVPNVASPVIPPCLTPTPTPAPANNPDVAACDHIPQTISHPQPQNVYPATNGKTCTIVTQTALSCTSISYYTTTHTSGSLHNPTTPSCATLIQTVAQCNIPCQPLQNASSVSMGVAPYSSMVAKLTTCRSPPPQVNLPNVHHCTTPTKAVPLYSFRAAPPYTPPSQAPLNTQDKRGIRLPPPAPSPPPYTPRKKGNDTQTAAARPPMLRAESKANEMDKDEEKAKKDVKCTDKVKLCERASSLKQRAKTPPVCVVKGEKTSSPAKTCFKSSCLNSAQAQLGVLHKILCAGANVPSNEHAIPPNQQGCSGDKGCAVSPEMPLTPTQADTLRQVQEILGGLVSGAKCKLDPARVTEKLLGPNGPLRDIRSLQNHLHSLEGVLETSQNTIKILLDVIQDLEKKEAERDGHSYRTGQDIENCGTCRDCACIIYSVEHDFRLQEGQVVRTWKVGDPPEGSPQTSTPPSSTPSQQDSPQAVRPAVTTKKNRKKCFWFL; encoded by the coding sequence ATGGTGAGCAAAGAGCCCAACCACTTGCTGTCAGGCCAAACCAATGGGAAGAGTGCCCTGGCGGAAAAGTCAGGAACAATGACAGTACGTTCGGTGCTACTCAATCGGGACTCTCCAGACATTGAGAGTCGCTTGAGGCGACGCCGCAACCGCACTCACCAGGTTCGCTTTAAAGACCTGGAGGACGGCAGCAGTAGTAGCGGCAATAGTGGCACAGGAGAGAATAGCAACCACCAGAGGTCGACGGCAGACTGTAATAGTCCTCATCCCCTACGTAAAAACTGCAGTAGGTCCCCTAAAGCACCATGGGAGGGAAAGCATGGACCACCTACTGGAAGCCTACCTGGTCAGACCTCTGTGGTGGGAGCAGTTCGTGGAGACATGGCCAGTACAATCGAGGTCGTGGCTGCTTTTTTGGCCAGGGCCCCTCCGCACCCTCTGACGCCTGGCCCCATTCGTCGATGCTGGGCACCACCACAGGCTAACTCCCTGACCTTGCCAATGACGCGGAAGCCAAGCACCAGCACAGCCATCCAAACCTCACCCTGCCTGAAAAAGTCTCTCTCTTCCACACACCCTCGTACTCAGAGCCTAGGGGATTCTTTGGGCATCGATGGTGACGATGAACAGGATTCCCAGGATGAATACCTTACAAGCAACCATAAGGCACCCTCAAGCTCAAGGGATCTTAATGGTCCCCAAGGGCCAGCAGAGCGGACTATAATTGAAAGGAGATCAAAATTGTCCCGGGTGGACATGAAATCAAGTGTTGATGTCACAAAAATCTCCAGGCATAGTTGTCCTCCATCAGTCCTTCACAACACCGAGCTTTTCCATTGTCTCGGAACGTCCAGCCGAGATAGCTCTAAGCGGCAAGGAAGTGTCACGCCTTCGCTGGTCCGGAGGAGAAAGCGTCTGAACAGGACAACAAGTGATCCTGGAAAAGAAGTCCAATATTGCACCACTCCTACTCAGACTGAAAGTTTTTGTTCAAATCTGTCGCATTCAGATATCAGACCTTCACGAGTTGAAACCGATTACAAGAcctcccattcaaaatattccacTACACAAATTCAAACTGCTGTCAAGATTCAAGACAGTAGCACCAATTCGGTCCTCCGCAGCTCCAATTCGGTCCCCCATTTAAATGTTTCACAGTGCACCACACAGGTACAAACAAATTCTCCCTTGCCTCCTGCTTCAGTCCATCAACCATGCCAAATGCAAACTCCTAGCCCATGCCCTTCGCCACCTCTGCTGGAATCACCAAATTCAGATCAAATTGAAGTTGAGAATCATATACCAGCAAATGTGACACAGGACCCTTTCCCCATGCAAATAACTACTGTGCCTTACTGTACATCTCCGCCTTCTGCAAGTGCACCATCACAGAACCCTGAAGCATGCACTGAGCCACCTTGCTTCTCGTCAATTGAGCCGGCAATTGTCTCCTCGCCTCCCTCCACCACCCTTCCCTTTTCTTGTTCCGCACCCACTGCAATCCAAAACGCCATACCATATTATACTCATGTGACACCGACAGAATCAAACAGTCCACTACCTGCCTGTTCCACACCGTTGCCAGAATCACCAGCATGCCCCACTACAAACGCGAACTCTCTTGTCCCAAACGTGGCCTCACCAGTTATCCCCCCATGCCTCACTCCTACTCCTACTCCTGCTCCTGCAAATAACCCAGATGTGGCTGCTTGTGACCATATACCCCAAACCATTTCTCATCCACAGCCACAAAATGTGTATCCGGctacaaatggaaaaacatgcacaattgTGACACAAACAGCTTTGTCTTGCACCTCCATCTCTTATTACACCACAACCCATACATCAGGCTCTCTCCACAATCCTACTACCCCTTCGTGTGCAACCCTAATCCAAACTGTAGCGCAGTGCAACATCCCATGTCAACCTTTGCAAAATGCCTCCTCAGTCAGCATGGGCGTAGCACCCTACTCCTCTATGGTGGCAAAATTAACAACGTGCAGATCTCCACCACCACAGGTAAATCTTCCCAACGTGCACCATTGCACAACGCCAACAAAGGCCGTTCCTCTGTACTCGTTTCGAGCAGCACCGCCGTACACCCCTCCCTCTCAGGCCCCCTTGAACACTCAGGATAAGAGGGGCATTCGACTCCCGCCTCCTGCACCGTCGCCTCCACCCTACACGCCACGTAAAAAGGGAAACGACACGCAGACGGCTGCAGCCCGTCCACCCATGCTCAGGGCAGAGAGCAAAGCCAACGAGATGGACAAGGATGAAGAGAAAGCCAAGAAAGATGTTAAATGCACAGACAAAGTAAAGCTCTGTGAGAGAGCCAGTTCTCTTAAGCAGAGGGCTAAAACTCCACCAGTTTGTGTGGTGAAGGGAGAAAAAACCTCTTCTCCAGCCAAGACCTGCTTTAAGTCTAGCTGTCTCAACTCAGCCCAAGCTCAGCTTGGGGTACTACACAAAATCCTCTGTGCAGGAGCCAACGTCCCCAGTAACGAACATGCAATCCCTCCAAACCAGCAGGGTTGTTCTGGGGACAAGGGGTGTGCAGTTTCCCCGGAAATGCCTCTGACTCCAACCCAAGCTGATACACTGAGACAGGTGCAGGAGATTCTGGGAGGGTTGGTGTCTGGAGCTAAGTGCAAGTTAGACCCAGCCCGAGTGACTGAGAAGCTCTTGGGTCCTAATGGGCCCTTACGAGACATTCGAAGCCTTCAGAATCATCTCCACAGCCTGGAGGGGGTCTTAGAGACCAGCCAGAATACCATCAAGATCCTACTGGATGTAATACAAGATTTGGAGAAGAAGGAGGCTGAACGAGACGG
- the LOC144210243 gene encoding uncharacterized protein LOC144210243 isoform X3, which produces MVSKEPNHLLSGQTNGKSALAEKSGTMTVRSVLLNRDSPDIESRLRRRRNRTHQVRFKDLEDGSSSSGNSGTGENSNHQRSTADCNSPHPLRKNCSRSPKAPWEGKHGPPTGSLPGQTSVVGAVRGDMASTIEVVAAFLARAPPHPLTPGPIRRCWAPPQANSLTLPMTRKPSTSTAIQTSPCLKKSLSSTHPRTQSLGDSLGIDGDDEQDSQDEYLTSNHKAPSSSRDLNGPQGPAERTIIERRSKLSRVDMKSSVDVTKISRHSCPPSVLHNTELFHCLGTSSRDSSKRQGSVTPSLVRRRKRLNRTTSDPGKEVQYCTTPTQTESFCSNLSHSDIRPSRVETDYKTSHSKYSTTQIQTAVKIQDSSTNSVLRSSNSVPHLNVSQCTTQVQTNSPLPPASVHQPCQMQTPSPCPSPPLLESPNSDQIEVENHIPANVTQDPFPMQITTVPYCTSPPSASAPSQNPEACTEPPCFSSIEPAIVSSPPSTTLPFSCSAPTAIQNAIPYYTHVTPTESNSPLPACSTPLPESPACPTTNANSLVPNVASPVIPPCLTPTPTPAPANNPDVAACDHIPQTISHPQPQNVYPATNGKTCTIVTQTALSCTSISYYTTTHTSGSLHNPTTPSCATLIQTVAQCNIPCQPLQNASSVSMGVAPYSSMVAKLTTCRSPPPQVNLPNVHHCTTPTKAVPLYSFRAAPPYTPPSQAPLNTQDKRGIRLPPPAPSPPPYTPRKKGNDTQTAAARPPMLRAESKANEMDKDEEKAKKDVKCTDKVKLCERASSLKQRAKTPPVCVVKGEKTSSPAKTCFKSSCLNSAQAQLGVLHKILCAGANVPSNEHAIPPNQQGCSGDKGCAVSPEMPLTPTQADTLRQVQEILGGLVSGAKCKLDPARVTEKLLGPNGPLRDIRSLQNHLHSLEGVLETSQNTIKILLDVIQDLEKKEAERDGVEHDFRLQEGQVVRTWKVGDPPEGSPQTSTPPSSTPSQQDSPQAVRPAVTTKKNRKKCFWFL; this is translated from the coding sequence ATGGTGAGCAAAGAGCCCAACCACTTGCTGTCAGGCCAAACCAATGGGAAGAGTGCCCTGGCGGAAAAGTCAGGAACAATGACAGTACGTTCGGTGCTACTCAATCGGGACTCTCCAGACATTGAGAGTCGCTTGAGGCGACGCCGCAACCGCACTCACCAGGTTCGCTTTAAAGACCTGGAGGACGGCAGCAGTAGTAGCGGCAATAGTGGCACAGGAGAGAATAGCAACCACCAGAGGTCGACGGCAGACTGTAATAGTCCTCATCCCCTACGTAAAAACTGCAGTAGGTCCCCTAAAGCACCATGGGAGGGAAAGCATGGACCACCTACTGGAAGCCTACCTGGTCAGACCTCTGTGGTGGGAGCAGTTCGTGGAGACATGGCCAGTACAATCGAGGTCGTGGCTGCTTTTTTGGCCAGGGCCCCTCCGCACCCTCTGACGCCTGGCCCCATTCGTCGATGCTGGGCACCACCACAGGCTAACTCCCTGACCTTGCCAATGACGCGGAAGCCAAGCACCAGCACAGCCATCCAAACCTCACCCTGCCTGAAAAAGTCTCTCTCTTCCACACACCCTCGTACTCAGAGCCTAGGGGATTCTTTGGGCATCGATGGTGACGATGAACAGGATTCCCAGGATGAATACCTTACAAGCAACCATAAGGCACCCTCAAGCTCAAGGGATCTTAATGGTCCCCAAGGGCCAGCAGAGCGGACTATAATTGAAAGGAGATCAAAATTGTCCCGGGTGGACATGAAATCAAGTGTTGATGTCACAAAAATCTCCAGGCATAGTTGTCCTCCATCAGTCCTTCACAACACCGAGCTTTTCCATTGTCTCGGAACGTCCAGCCGAGATAGCTCTAAGCGGCAAGGAAGTGTCACGCCTTCGCTGGTCCGGAGGAGAAAGCGTCTGAACAGGACAACAAGTGATCCTGGAAAAGAAGTCCAATATTGCACCACTCCTACTCAGACTGAAAGTTTTTGTTCAAATCTGTCGCATTCAGATATCAGACCTTCACGAGTTGAAACCGATTACAAGAcctcccattcaaaatattccacTACACAAATTCAAACTGCTGTCAAGATTCAAGACAGTAGCACCAATTCGGTCCTCCGCAGCTCCAATTCGGTCCCCCATTTAAATGTTTCACAGTGCACCACACAGGTACAAACAAATTCTCCCTTGCCTCCTGCTTCAGTCCATCAACCATGCCAAATGCAAACTCCTAGCCCATGCCCTTCGCCACCTCTGCTGGAATCACCAAATTCAGATCAAATTGAAGTTGAGAATCATATACCAGCAAATGTGACACAGGACCCTTTCCCCATGCAAATAACTACTGTGCCTTACTGTACATCTCCGCCTTCTGCAAGTGCACCATCACAGAACCCTGAAGCATGCACTGAGCCACCTTGCTTCTCGTCAATTGAGCCGGCAATTGTCTCCTCGCCTCCCTCCACCACCCTTCCCTTTTCTTGTTCCGCACCCACTGCAATCCAAAACGCCATACCATATTATACTCATGTGACACCGACAGAATCAAACAGTCCACTACCTGCCTGTTCCACACCGTTGCCAGAATCACCAGCATGCCCCACTACAAACGCGAACTCTCTTGTCCCAAACGTGGCCTCACCAGTTATCCCCCCATGCCTCACTCCTACTCCTACTCCTGCTCCTGCAAATAACCCAGATGTGGCTGCTTGTGACCATATACCCCAAACCATTTCTCATCCACAGCCACAAAATGTGTATCCGGctacaaatggaaaaacatgcacaattgTGACACAAACAGCTTTGTCTTGCACCTCCATCTCTTATTACACCACAACCCATACATCAGGCTCTCTCCACAATCCTACTACCCCTTCGTGTGCAACCCTAATCCAAACTGTAGCGCAGTGCAACATCCCATGTCAACCTTTGCAAAATGCCTCCTCAGTCAGCATGGGCGTAGCACCCTACTCCTCTATGGTGGCAAAATTAACAACGTGCAGATCTCCACCACCACAGGTAAATCTTCCCAACGTGCACCATTGCACAACGCCAACAAAGGCCGTTCCTCTGTACTCGTTTCGAGCAGCACCGCCGTACACCCCTCCCTCTCAGGCCCCCTTGAACACTCAGGATAAGAGGGGCATTCGACTCCCGCCTCCTGCACCGTCGCCTCCACCCTACACGCCACGTAAAAAGGGAAACGACACGCAGACGGCTGCAGCCCGTCCACCCATGCTCAGGGCAGAGAGCAAAGCCAACGAGATGGACAAGGATGAAGAGAAAGCCAAGAAAGATGTTAAATGCACAGACAAAGTAAAGCTCTGTGAGAGAGCCAGTTCTCTTAAGCAGAGGGCTAAAACTCCACCAGTTTGTGTGGTGAAGGGAGAAAAAACCTCTTCTCCAGCCAAGACCTGCTTTAAGTCTAGCTGTCTCAACTCAGCCCAAGCTCAGCTTGGGGTACTACACAAAATCCTCTGTGCAGGAGCCAACGTCCCCAGTAACGAACATGCAATCCCTCCAAACCAGCAGGGTTGTTCTGGGGACAAGGGGTGTGCAGTTTCCCCGGAAATGCCTCTGACTCCAACCCAAGCTGATACACTGAGACAGGTGCAGGAGATTCTGGGAGGGTTGGTGTCTGGAGCTAAGTGCAAGTTAGACCCAGCCCGAGTGACTGAGAAGCTCTTGGGTCCTAATGGGCCCTTACGAGACATTCGAAGCCTTCAGAATCATCTCCACAGCCTGGAGGGGGTCTTAGAGACCAGCCAGAATACCATCAAGATCCTACTGGATGTAATACAAGATTTGGAGAAGAAGGAGGCTGAACGAGACGG